One window from the genome of Bradyrhizobium xenonodulans encodes:
- a CDS encoding DegT/DnrJ/EryC1/StrS family aminotransferase: protein MSTPFIPVNTPLLDGNEADYLAECIRTGWISSEGPFIKRFEQAMAEAAGRRHGVAVTNGSVGLDIAVHALGLEQGSEVIIPTFTIISCASAIVRAGLVPVGVDCDAATWNMTAAGVEAAITPRTRAIMLVHIYGLPVDLDPILALARKHDLKVIEDAAEMHGQTYRGKPCGGFGDVSTFSFYPNKHVTTGEGGMILTDDDALADRVQSLRNLCFQPQQRFVHEEFGWNARMTNLQAALGVAQVERLPRTVEIKRRVGRLYDEHLAGLNSIRRPVARTSYADNIYWVYGIVLGDDVPFDAKEAMRRLGEKGIGTRPFFWCMHEQPVLRRMGLMRDEGHPNAEYIARRGFYLPSGLALTDDEIARSAQALKEILA from the coding sequence GTGAGTACGCCGTTCATTCCCGTCAACACGCCGCTGCTCGACGGCAACGAAGCCGACTATCTCGCCGAATGCATCCGCACTGGATGGATCTCTTCGGAGGGACCGTTCATCAAGCGCTTCGAGCAGGCGATGGCCGAGGCCGCGGGACGTCGTCACGGCGTTGCCGTGACCAACGGCTCGGTCGGGCTCGACATCGCCGTCCACGCGCTCGGGCTCGAGCAGGGCTCCGAGGTCATCATCCCGACCTTCACGATCATCAGCTGCGCCAGCGCCATTGTGCGCGCCGGCCTCGTGCCGGTCGGAGTCGACTGCGATGCCGCGACCTGGAACATGACGGCCGCGGGCGTCGAAGCCGCGATCACGCCGCGGACGCGCGCGATCATGCTGGTCCACATCTACGGCCTGCCGGTCGATCTCGATCCGATCCTCGCGCTCGCCCGCAAGCACGATCTGAAGGTGATCGAGGACGCCGCGGAGATGCACGGCCAAACCTATCGCGGCAAACCCTGCGGCGGCTTCGGCGACGTCTCGACCTTCAGCTTCTATCCCAACAAGCATGTCACGACCGGTGAAGGCGGCATGATCCTCACCGACGACGACGCGCTCGCCGACCGCGTGCAGAGCCTGCGCAACCTCTGCTTCCAGCCGCAGCAGCGTTTCGTCCACGAGGAGTTCGGCTGGAACGCGCGCATGACCAACCTGCAAGCCGCGCTCGGCGTTGCCCAGGTCGAGCGCCTGCCGCGCACGGTCGAGATCAAGCGCCGGGTCGGCCGGCTCTATGACGAACATCTCGCGGGCCTCAACAGCATCCGCCGCCCGGTCGCCCGCACCTCCTATGCCGACAACATCTACTGGGTCTACGGCATCGTGCTCGGCGACGACGTGCCGTTCGACGCCAAGGAAGCGATGCGTCGCCTCGGCGAGAAGGGCATCGGGACGCGGCCGTTCTTCTGGTGCATGCACGAGCAGCCGGTGCTGCGCCGGATGGGCCTGATGCGCGACGAAGGCCATCCGAACGCGGAATACATTGCCCGCCGCGGTTTTTACCTGCCGAGCGGGCTTGCCTTGACCGACGACGAGATCGCTCGCTCCGCCCAGGCGCTGAAGGAGATTTTGGCGTGA
- a CDS encoding class I SAM-dependent DNA methyltransferase gives MTVFADYAPWYDLLYQDKDYGAETAFVETRLRDHGASPGRLLDLGCGTGLHALVFARQGWSVAGIDLSHEMIASAKARAEQAGLSIPFRQGDACEAGLERDFDAVVSLFHVASYQTSRDALAAMFRTAHAALKPDGLFFFDYWYGGAVLAQGVETRVKVIEQTPLRLTRIAQSDHDEQAATVTVNYTLFCEDTDRGTIRRVDEAHRMRYWFPFEIDAALQASGFQPAAHAAWLTQDAPSTKSWAAYAVARKSGTP, from the coding sequence GTGACGGTGTTCGCCGACTACGCGCCCTGGTATGACCTCCTCTATCAGGACAAGGATTACGGCGCGGAGACGGCGTTCGTCGAAACGCGCCTGCGCGACCACGGCGCCTCCCCGGGCAGACTGCTCGATCTCGGCTGTGGCACCGGCTTGCATGCGCTCGTCTTCGCGCGCCAGGGCTGGAGCGTTGCCGGCATCGATCTCAGCCATGAGATGATCGCGAGCGCTAAGGCGCGCGCCGAACAGGCCGGGCTGTCGATTCCGTTCCGGCAGGGCGATGCCTGCGAAGCCGGTCTCGAGCGCGACTTCGATGCGGTGGTGTCGCTGTTTCATGTGGCGAGCTACCAGACCAGCCGCGATGCGCTGGCGGCGATGTTCCGCACCGCTCATGCTGCGCTGAAGCCTGATGGCTTATTCTTCTTCGACTATTGGTATGGCGGCGCAGTGCTGGCCCAGGGCGTGGAGACCCGAGTGAAGGTGATCGAGCAGACGCCACTGCGCCTCACCCGCATCGCGCAATCCGATCATGACGAACAGGCCGCCACCGTCACCGTGAACTACACGCTGTTCTGCGAGGACACCGACCGCGGCACCATCCGGCGCGTCGATGAAGCGCACCGCATGCGCTACTGGTTTCCGTTCGAGATCGACGCGGCGCTGCAGGCGAGCGGCTTTCAGCCCGCAGCTCATGCCGCATGGCTGACGCAGGATGCGCCGAGCACGAAGAGCTGGGCGGCCTACGCGGTTGCGAGAAAGAGCGGCACGCCGTGA
- a CDS encoding glycosyltransferase family 4 protein: MRPLRLAVMLEQALEVGGGFQQPLNDLLWLRDWAAKSGNEIVVYSPYPKTLEILKEFGVAARLRKFGVLDYLFLFLKYCGPFDLVQIALRLKSPFERALIRDGIDVVHFTSTSKRHLLLYELPFVITIFDGCHRDAPEFPEVRNFGEFERREILFGLASTKAAVVIVNAPELIDDLCRRYAMERDRAVCIPFSPSAYVGQSAPAADDAAVLAKYRLEPGYLFYPAQFWPHKNHITLLAAVASLRERGITERLVLCGSDRGGRDKIDAAIRSYGLSDQVSIIGFVESAELGALYRGAAALVMPSYFGPTNLPPLEAWAVGTPVIYPEAFKAQAGDAAILFDYDDPRSLADAIIALRTDGTRERLRSAGHLRLAQFAEETKTGHQQFARHLERLKHRLALTPR; encoded by the coding sequence GTGAGACCGCTGCGGCTCGCCGTGATGCTGGAGCAGGCGCTCGAGGTCGGCGGCGGCTTCCAGCAGCCGCTCAACGATTTGCTCTGGCTGCGCGACTGGGCCGCCAAGTCCGGCAACGAGATCGTGGTGTACTCGCCCTATCCGAAGACGCTGGAGATCCTGAAGGAGTTCGGCGTCGCGGCCCGCCTCCGCAAGTTCGGCGTGCTCGACTATCTCTTCCTGTTCCTGAAATATTGCGGGCCGTTCGATCTCGTCCAGATCGCCCTTAGGCTGAAATCGCCGTTCGAACGCGCCCTGATCCGCGACGGCATCGACGTCGTGCACTTCACCTCGACCTCGAAGCGGCACCTTCTGCTCTACGAGCTGCCCTTCGTCATCACCATCTTCGACGGCTGCCATCGCGACGCGCCGGAGTTTCCTGAGGTCCGCAACTTCGGCGAATTCGAGCGCCGCGAGATCCTGTTCGGTCTTGCCAGCACCAAGGCGGCGGTGGTGATCGTCAACGCGCCCGAGTTGATCGACGATCTCTGCCGCCGCTACGCCATGGAACGGGACCGCGCGGTCTGCATCCCGTTCTCGCCCTCGGCCTATGTCGGCCAATCCGCGCCCGCCGCCGATGACGCGGCGGTGCTGGCAAAGTACCGCCTCGAGCCCGGCTATCTGTTCTATCCGGCGCAGTTCTGGCCGCACAAGAACCACATCACGCTGCTCGCAGCCGTCGCGAGCTTGCGCGAGCGCGGCATCACCGAACGGCTGGTGCTATGCGGCTCCGATCGCGGCGGCCGCGACAAGATCGACGCAGCGATCCGCAGCTACGGCCTGTCGGACCAAGTCTCCATCATCGGCTTCGTCGAATCCGCCGAGCTCGGGGCGCTCTATCGCGGCGCCGCAGCGCTGGTGATGCCGAGCTATTTCGGCCCGACCAATCTGCCGCCGCTGGAAGCCTGGGCGGTCGGAACACCGGTGATCTATCCCGAAGCCTTCAAGGCCCAGGCCGGTGATGCCGCGATCCTGTTCGACTACGACGATCCGCGCTCGCTCGCGGACGCGATCATTGCCCTCCGCACCGACGGGACGCGCGAGCGGCTGCGCTCAGCCGGCCATCTCAGACTCGCGCAATTTGCCGAAGAGACCAAGACCGGGCACCAGCAATTTGCCCGCCATTTGGAACGGCTGAAGCATCGGCTCGCGCTGACGCCGCGCTAG
- the rffA gene encoding dTDP-4-amino-4,6-dideoxygalactose transaminase — MASEIIPFNRPHVTGGEQANIEQALKSHHLSGDGAFTRRCHQWLEQRTGCAKALLTHSCTSALDLAAILLDLKSGDEVIMPSFTFVSTANAFVLRGAVPVFVDIREDTLNLDERQIEAAITSRTRAIAPVHYAGVACEMDPIGTIAKRHDLRIVEDAAQGIMASYKGTPLGAIGDLGSFSFHETKNIQSGEGGALLVNDPALALRAEIIREKGTDRGRFFRGEVDKYTWQDVGSSLLPSDLTAAFLWAQLEDAGRITSERLAIWDRYHAMLAPLEQRGLLRRPVVPGHCTHNGHLYYVLLPPGTSRGAVLGKLREAEIRAVFHYVPLHSAPAGIRFGRAHGDLQRTTDLSERLIRLPFWIGLQEAQQQRVCETLGAILGR; from the coding sequence ATGGCATCCGAAATCATCCCCTTCAACCGGCCCCATGTCACGGGCGGCGAGCAGGCCAATATCGAGCAGGCTCTGAAGAGCCATCACTTGTCCGGCGACGGGGCCTTCACCCGGCGCTGCCACCAATGGCTCGAACAGCGCACCGGCTGCGCCAAGGCGCTGCTCACGCATTCCTGCACCTCGGCGCTCGACCTCGCCGCGATCCTGCTCGACCTCAAAAGCGGCGACGAGGTCATCATGCCCTCGTTCACCTTCGTCTCGACGGCGAATGCCTTCGTGCTGCGCGGCGCCGTTCCTGTTTTCGTCGACATCCGCGAGGACACGCTCAACCTCGACGAACGCCAGATCGAGGCTGCCATCACCTCGCGCACCCGCGCGATCGCGCCGGTGCATTATGCCGGCGTCGCCTGCGAGATGGATCCGATCGGGACAATCGCGAAACGTCACGACCTTCGCATCGTCGAGGATGCGGCGCAGGGCATCATGGCGAGCTACAAGGGCACGCCGCTCGGCGCCATCGGCGATCTCGGCAGCTTCAGCTTCCACGAGACCAAGAACATTCAGTCGGGCGAAGGCGGCGCGCTGCTGGTGAACGATCCCGCGCTCGCCTTGCGCGCCGAGATCATCCGCGAAAAGGGCACCGATCGCGGCCGCTTCTTCCGCGGCGAGGTCGACAAATACACCTGGCAGGACGTCGGCTCGTCGCTGCTGCCGAGCGATCTGACCGCAGCCTTCCTGTGGGCCCAGCTCGAGGACGCCGGGCGCATCACGAGCGAGCGGCTTGCGATCTGGGACCGGTACCACGCCATGCTGGCGCCGCTCGAGCAGCGCGGATTGCTGCGTCGTCCGGTCGTACCCGGCCATTGCACGCATAATGGCCATCTCTATTACGTGCTGCTGCCGCCGGGCACGAGTCGCGGTGCGGTGCTCGGCAAGCTGCGGGAGGCGGAGATCCGGGCCGTCTTCCACTACGTGCCGCTGCATTCCGCACCGGCCGGGATACGGTTCGGACGTGCGCATGGCGATCTGCAGCGCACCACCGATCTGTCCGAGCGCCTGATCAGGCTGCCGTTCTGGATCGGCCTGCAAGAGGCGCAGCAGCAGCGCGTCTGCGAAACGCTCGGCGCGATTCTCGGGCGTTAA